From the genome of Mastacembelus armatus chromosome 5, fMasArm1.2, whole genome shotgun sequence:
CCCTACGCGCACATCTAATGCGCAGTTGCGTCACTATCCGGTTCCTACGATAGAGAAGGGCGCGAGATAGAAATTCAGGAGCGCGGACAACTTGGGcgctctgctgcagctggtcaGAGGCTGCAATATTTCTGATTAATACAGCAGCACCGACCCTCCATCACGATCAGTGGCCGCTTCTAAAGGCTTTAGACACTCGGATAAACCCCTGCAGTACcgcatgtacatgcacatgacGAGTCACCGTCTGACTGTACACAGAAACAGAGGGAAATGTCTTGGTGGCCGCGCGGGTAACATGTTTATCTTTGTTGTACTTTACCATTGCTTATATTGACTTCACACGGGTTTAACTTCATTTTAGTGTTACAGAATTAACGACATTCAGTTGTCTGAGGTAAATGTGTTGTTATTTGGTCTAATATTTGAGTCCTTAATGGTACCTCGCCTGTGCCGCCCTTTTCCGGACAGTCACGATAAACAGCGTCCAGGATTTAATTAAACGCCTGACATATTTTCTGTTAGCTAACATAAATGACATAAGGCACTGTAAGTAACCCTGTAACTTAGTTTGCGACTGTGTGTTACCCGAGTGCCAGCTCACCATAGAAATAAACCTGATAATCCAGCTGTCCTTGCCTCGCCATAACCCCAGGGCTCACAGTAATCATGCGATCCCAACTGTTTGCTTCTCAgtgaggatggagaggaggcCATGCAGCAAGACACTGACTCTGATGTGGCAGAGCAGAGAGACGGTGGCAAAGTGAAGATGAAATGGACACAAGAGGAGGTGATTGTCGTGACTTGTCCCTGACATTTGTATGTCGTCTCAGTGACCTCTGAACATAAACatgctcatttgtttttcttttaacaggATGACAAGCTCAAGGCTCTGGTTCAAAAACTGGGAACTAGTGATTGGAAATACATTGCCAGCTACATACCAGTGAGTGTTGTTTATGGTAAACATCAGGACATTTGTGGTTATGTGACATTAAagtaaatctttattttttgttatctttgAACCATCTTTTGCTGGTTTTGCTTAGAATCATACTGAACACCAGTGTCAGCACCGTTGGTTTAAGGTCTTGGATCCAGAATTAGTTAAGGGTCCTTGGACtaaagaggaggatgagaaggTAGGTTACTCATTAACTAGCAATGCAGGGGCCTGAAATGTGACTCACTCACTCAACAGTATATCCAGTATGATTAATCAGAATTACTTGTAATTCTGATGCATACCCCTTGTTCCTCAGGTCATAGAGCTTGTAAATCTCTATGGCAACAAGCAGTGGGCAATGGTAGCCAAGCATCTGAAGGGCAGACTTGGGAAGCAGTGTAGAGAGCGCTGGCATAACCACCTTAACCCCAATGTGAAGAAGTCATCATGGACTTCCGAGGAGGACCTCATCATATACAAGGCTCACTGCCTGCTGGGAAACCGCTGGGCTGAGATTGCCAAGCTGCTCCCTGGAAGGTAAATACAGACTCCCAAATCATATAAGAGGATTAAATTGTTGACATGGTTTTGTCTGTGGAAATAAAGCTTTGCCTTCTCCACATGATTCATATTGTAATATTTATTCACAGGACAGACAATGCAGTGAAGAATCACTGGAATTCAACCATCAAACGCAAGTTAGAGATGGGCTTTTATGCCAGGGAGGTCTTTAAGCCTGATGAGCTTGAAGAACTGTTGGCACGTGTCAGTAAAGATGTACAGGTGGCTGTCTTTCCATGATGTTCTCCTTTAAGATAAATATAATGTTAAACTTTCTGACCTTCACCTGAACATCTGTTTTCTGATAACACAGATGCCTGGTTGCTCACAAGATATCGCAGAAAAAGACccagagcagaaaacacatcCTTCAGTAAGTGACCAATAATTTGAAAAATACTAGAATTTAAATACGGGACATTTTTGAATACTATGACAGCAGGCTAGTTATAAAGGTGAAAGTAAGAATATCTGTGTGACACAACAGGTAGAGGAAGTGCCAGCCTGGGCACCTGTTAAAGCCAGGCCGAGCAAAGCGGGTCCATCGAAGGGTGTCCCTTCTCCAAAGGACAGCTTGAGCCCCAAGGCTGAAACAGACACCTCAGCAGATGTCAGCTGTACCAACTGGGTGGTGGATAGTTCTGGCTTTCTCTCCCCTACTGGGCCAGCACTGAAGGAAGCACTTGATATGGTAGATGGGGTAAATATCTTCAGTACTCcacaatacacagacacatctggAATTCTACTGGTTATATAACTGACAACTAAAATACGGTATCTCTTTTACTATGAGGACATCGATGGCTGGTGCAACCTTGCTGCCTTTGACCTGCCCGAGGACAGCCCCAGCCCAGAGCGTCACCAGTTTCGTCTGGAGGGGAGCACCTTGCAGGAGTTGAGTAAGGGCAGCAAGGGGGAACTCATCCCCATCTCTCCTGGAGGTGTCACGCCGCCATCCATACTGAACCGCCGAAGCCGAAGACGCATCGCCTTATCTCCAGATGCCAGTAACTCCATGACTCCTAAGAGTACCCCTGTCAAGATCTTGCCCTTTTCACCATCTCAAGTAAGTCCTCATTGCTCATTCTGTTGTTTAGGGAATGCTGCTGCTCATAATGTCACAGGAAGTGGTTTGCTAATCAACATATGTTGGTCCAGTTTCTTAACATGTGGACCAAGCAGGACACTCATGATCTGGAGAACCCGTCCCTCACATCCACACCAGTGTGCAGCCAGAAAGCCATCGTCACCACGCCTCTACAGCGGGACAAGACACCCCTCACTCAGAAGGAGAACTCACTGTATGTGCTCTCTAACTCAGATCTTGTGACCTGGGTCAAAAATGGTATATGTTTTGACTTTGAGTCTCAATGTTCATATTTTGTGTTCATGTAGATTTGTTACACCCAACCACAAGTCTGACCTCTGTTCGACCCCACGAACTCCAACACCGTTCAAAAATGCCATGGAGAAGTATGGTCCTCTGCAGCCCCTTGTGAGTCTCTTTTTGTGGTTTTCGgtgatttcagttttatgaaCGCTGCCTAAATGTTGCTTCCTTCTTATCTCAGCCTCAGACTCCAAACCTTGAAGATGATATTAATGAGGTCATCTTGAGAGATGCTGGAATTAACTTGGTTGGTGTACGTTCGACACCGCCTGAACAAAGACGCAAAACGATGGTAACTATGATTGAACTTTATGATGGATCTTTTTTTAAACCCCCAGTAAAGGTATATGGTAACAGTTATGTGATACATTATATCATAGATagccaaaaagaagaaaagtaatgaaACTTTGCTCAACATTACATTGACAATTGTAAAAGTCAATATAACCTTCCTCAAAACACTGAGTGGTGAGGACATTGCAGCTAAACCATTGTAAAGATTACTTTGAAAGCCTTATGAATAGACCACAGGTGGATAGCTTTCTGccaccatgaaaaaaaaaacatcacagtaaTTCTGTTAAAGCGGCAGAGGACTTTTAATATGATGGTTAGATGTTTAGACTGTAAacccactaaaaaaaaaaaaataatgcatttgcaTAAAATTACAGAAACTAGGAAAACACCTGTTAGCCTAGATGTGAAGCAAGGGTATAGCTTCTTATTTTTAGTACACAGGACAAGCAGGTGTTGGCATACAAAGTAATGAAGGGCTGGAAAAGTGTGGCCTGTCTTCAAATATTTTACTCCATGAAAAGCTGATGCATTTCTGCCCTCTTCATGAcccaaataaaacacataccaTAAGGATACAACCCTGTGACTATTACAAcccactgtgctgtgtttcgGAGTCTAATAAACTTTAAAGACATATGTTCATTCAGCCAACcggattttttaatttttattttcctaGCAACGTCCTCCAATGAAAAAGGTGCGGAAGTCATTGGCCTTAGATGTCACGGACAGCCAAGGGATACCTGCATCCAAACGCAAATCCATGAAGATTGAAGCCAAACACAGCATCatggtattaaaaaaaaggggggggggtgatTGTGTAATTAGCTTCTTGTTCTTGACTTTTTGTCGTCCTTTTTTATCCACAGGAAGAGCCTGTGATGGCTTCCCTCAACTCTCCATCATTTTGCACTAAGcgacatgaaaatattttggatCAGGGCTTCCTATTGGGTCCTAGTGACAGTGCTATATTTCCCAATATGGTGACTCCAGTTCCAGTGAGTTCCAGCTTTAATCTTTAAAGAAATCCATGTCCTCATGAATAGAAAATGTCTTTTACATTGCTCTACTAACATAATTCTGCTGCaaattttcatttcagatgTCAAAAGAGTGGGAGACAGTTGTTTGTGGACAAACTAAAGACCAGCTGATAATGACGGAAAAGGCCAGGCGCTACCTTCGCTCACTCAAATCCCATGCACCCAACCGAGCTCTAATTCTGTCCTGAGACATGTCTAGTCTTACCACCAATATGTTCATGCATTCACAACTTAATGTTAATTCTTACTTTTTTGTGTCGTTATGTTGGAGAAGAAGATGTGTAGGTTTAGTACACTTTTTGAACAAGTGATGAGAAATCAAAACCAGTGTGTAGCTCTGTCAATTTGAAAAAATGGTGGTTTTAGATTTAGTCTCACCAGTGGCCTTGCATTAGGCTTGACAAAATGAATCACATGTAATACTGTTGTCTCCTACATGTGTTTGAAAAGAACAATGAAGGTAAAAATCACGGCTATATACTTTTGCTATCACTGAAAAGACATGGTTTTACATTGTATAATGTGTCTAATTTAACAGGGTTTTAAAATTGTGATGAGTACAAACACTCATGTTGAATCTTCATATCTAGTGTTAGATAACATTCTGTAGTTTTGattgtggaaaaaaatagaTTGATCAGTTTAGGGGTGAACTAcctatgttaaaaaaataagtggACCTTGTCTTGTAAGACTTGCTAAGCATGTATGGCTTGATAATAGACATCTCAACCTATTAAAATGGAAACTTCACACATGGTAAATTTGACATCTGCTAAAGGTTTAGTGATAGGAGCACATGCCAGTGCTTAGCAGATATGACCCAACACAGTGATGAGTACAACCTCTTTTATGCAATGTTCAAATAGGTAGAGGTGTAATGGGGACTATTATGTCATTTGGCACTGTTTGTAAATATGTGGcgttgtatgtttttattttatcatacaACATTTGTTAAGAAATTTAATAAAATGCCAATAACATGCCCAGTTTAATCAGTTTCTCCCGATTATGTTGCTACAGCACTAAACACTTTTATATGGTATGGTATCAAGTGTAATTCAGCATTTGACTAGTTTCAGTTTGCCTGGGTGTTGCATTCAGAAATATCTTTATGGCACACTATATGTATAGTTTCTGGTTACATGTAGTTTACCCATAAATGCCTGGTAGTTTTAAACGCTATTATCGAATGCACTACAAAGTTTGGAAGTATTTTAGTCAGATtccatatattttttatattttatgagGGTTGTCATATAAACGGTATTGTTTTCCGATTGGCATAATAAATTTACACAAAAACGATTCAATATCTTTTACTTTGAAGGGTAAGATGTTCAACCGGATATTATACGTCTGACGAGAGCTCGCCCCCAAGATACCGGAAGCAATCGTCGGTTTTGGTGACGCTGCATTAGACTGCGAGATATGGACCGGTCTTGTAAGGGGTTTTCTTTATTCGTTTGAAATATTATATGAGATATGTGTGTTTTTCGTTTTTACTGTGCAgtgtattgtattattgtattatcAGAGTTAAAACAAGTAGAAAAAAAGCAGCACCTTGTGCATGCAGTGTGCTGCTTCCTACTGACGTTAGCCTGCTCCCGTTTAGCTAACCTGCAACGAGCCAGCTAGCGTTACCtcagtgaatgaaaacacatcGGAAACGACACtatttttctctgaaaatgCGCCTGTGCTTTTCTCTCCTTGGGGTGATATATAAATGCGGTCGGTTAACGGGCCTCCGCTCTCTGTCCGCAGGGCTGCTTGGGTTGCTCGTCCTCAGCCTGGCTCTTGCTGGAGCTCAGGCTCTCACGCCGACGCACCACCTCTCCCTGTCTGATGTGGCCCGACTGCAGCACCTCCTGAGTCAAGAGTTCACCGACCTGGAGTCCGCATACTATTCTGTTGTTGGTCTGAACAGGCTTGGAGCGGTGGTTCCTGAtcacaaggtaaaaaaaaaacaaaaacgtcCATTCTTTGGTAATTAAATGTGATAGATAACACTGGAATCAAACATTTGTTCATAAGTCAGGTGTCTGCATATACAGTTCATGAGGTGTTAATCATCAGTGTTCTTTGcctgcaaaatgtgtttttacttaCAGGAAGTATGCCAGTTCCTCAAATCCCAGCTCGATCCCACCAACATTGACTCTCTCTTCTTTGCTGCTGAGACCAGTCAAGCCATTTCAGGATGTGAAGTATGAAATGTTGTTCTTGCCTTGATCTTCatactgaaaaacacaattttaaatacaaatcaaaGTTTGTTTGGGCATACCTGGGGCATATTATACATTGTTTATGCATCGCAGTGGGCACATCACAGGATGTGCAACACCAAGTAGGCATATTTTAGCCTGTAACTTACTTCAGACAAGTAGCCAGACACAAGTGACAAGGGCAGGCACATTGTGTCTTGTCAACTCACACTCCTATGGACTGATGCAGGTGATCAAGCTCGGTCCACAGGGGGTGACATTTCCCTTATTGAAGCACAGGACATTTCCAtgattgttttgaaaaaaaatcaatacgAATCATTTTTTTCGTATTACAATATATATCACTAAAAAACATTGCAATGTCAGTTTCTCCAATATGCAGCCCTATATGTTTTATGATCAAGATGTTAAAAACCATCCAATATTTAATTACAGTGATTGTAAAATAACCatctatgtatttattttgaccCATGGAAAAATGGGCATTGCTTTGCTATAATGAAGACTCTGTTGTTCATTCCTTAGATCCCTGTGTCCAATGAAACCCGTGATATCCTTCTGGCAGCAGTTAGTGAAGACTCGACCATGACTCAGATTCATCGGGCTGTGAGCACACTCAGCTCTCTGGGGCTTCCTCTGGCATCGCAGGAAGTTGTTGGTGCCCTGACAGCTCGAATCAACAAGGAGGACAATGTGATGGCGTAAGTGTTAGTTTTGCTGATTTTGGAGTGCAGTTGTGTGGAGGTCCTGCAGTAGTCCGGAGCAAAAGATTTGAACATTTTGATTTACAACAAACGTATGTTCTCTTTGCACAGTATCACCCTCGctctgcaaacagcagcacGCCTCTCCCAGCAGGCAGAACTTGGAGGAATACTGGAGGAAATTGAGGTAAGTACTTTGTcagcaggtggtgctgtggCACTGTTCTTTCACTCACAACGACAAACTTTGATGATGGTCAttactattttttattttttttatttttatttttttattttttagcagaATTAGGCTCTAACACACTTGTGCTTTTCTTCGCTCAGGACCTCACAGCACGTTTGGATGATCTTGGTGGCATCTACTTGCAGTTTGAAGAGGGACTCGAGGCAACTGCCATGTTTGTGACTGCTGCTTATTCCCTGTCAGATCATGTGGACATGGAGCCCCCTCTCAAGGAGGTATGATTACTGTTTGTCAAGCGTTTAATTAGCTTAAAACAcattcctgaatttccctttaggGATGAATACAGCTTATCTCATCTCATATCTCTACTTTTGTCTTGGTCTTTGAAACTAATGAAAGATGATTTGCCCACAGGACCAGGTCATCCAGCTGGTGAACTCTATCTTCAGTAAAAAATCCTGGGACTCTCTGGCTGAGGCCTTCAGTGTTGCAAGTGCTGCCGCTGCTCTCTCCAACAACCGCTTTCATGTGCCAGTCATTGTCAGTGCTCAGGGCCCAGCCACAGTGTCTCACAGCCAGCCAACCCTGCAGGTAGCTACACAGTTTTTGGACTTAACCTACTTACAGTCCTCTGCAATACATGGTGATGCTTTATCTGTTTCATTTCCAGCTGCTTGTTACTGATGTCATGTCTCAACCCCTGGCCTCAGCCAACGT
Proteins encoded in this window:
- the mybl2b gene encoding v-myb avian myeloblastosis viral oncogene homolog-like 2b — protein: MSWWPRGEDGEEAMQQDTDSDVAEQRDGGKVKMKWTQEEDDKLKALVQKLGTSDWKYIASYIPNHTEHQCQHRWFKVLDPELVKGPWTKEEDEKVIELVNLYGNKQWAMVAKHLKGRLGKQCRERWHNHLNPNVKKSSWTSEEDLIIYKAHCLLGNRWAEIAKLLPGRTDNAVKNHWNSTIKRKLEMGFYAREVFKPDELEELLARVSKDVQMPGCSQDIAEKDPEQKTHPSVEEVPAWAPVKARPSKAGPSKGVPSPKDSLSPKAETDTSADVSCTNWVVDSSGFLSPTGPALKEALDMVDGDIDGWCNLAAFDLPEDSPSPERHQFRLEGSTLQELSKGSKGELIPISPGGVTPPSILNRRSRRRIALSPDASNSMTPKSTPVKILPFSPSQFLNMWTKQDTHDLENPSLTSTPVCSQKAIVTTPLQRDKTPLTQKENSLFVTPNHKSDLCSTPRTPTPFKNAMEKYGPLQPLPQTPNLEDDINEVILRDAGINLVGVRSTPPEQRRKTMQRPPMKKVRKSLALDVTDSQGIPASKRKSMKIEAKHSIMEEPVMASLNSPSFCTKRHENILDQGFLLGPSDSAIFPNMVTPVPMSKEWETVVCGQTKDQLIMTEKARRYLRSLKSHAPNRALILS